The Streptococcus parasanguinis genomic sequence GAAACTGAAATTTATGAAAAACTAGTGTTTCATTATGCGAAAAATTTGTACGATTTAAAGAAAACTCATAATCAATATGCTTTAATTGAGATGAGAAAATGTATCGCAACAATGAAATTAGTAAATAGTCAACAGTTAGCATGTACGTTTGAACATCATTTAGAACAAGTGTTGAACGATTTAGAATAAATTGTGTATAAGGGAATTTTTTATAGCGCTCCTAAAATGGTAATATGATATCTATATAAAACATAGGAGGTGAAAATAATGGAAGAACTACAAGTTATTAACCTTGAAGATCTTTTAGAGTTTGATCAAGGTTATGTTGTTAATAATAACTGTGGACCAAGTCATTCTTGTGGTGGCGGTCGATAGTTTCTTCCGAGGTGGGGAAAAATTTCCCCATCTCTGTTTTCATTAATGAGGATTGCTATGATTAAAAAAATTGATACTGATTTTGGTACATATTATTTTGATTCCATTTCTTTTACTTTGTCTTCTTCACCTGAATATAAAAATACGTCTAATACTTTGGATAATCTTGATGATGGAATCTTGAAGAAAGTTGTAATAAATATTTCAAATAGCTGTAATCTATCGTGTTCGTACTGTTATGCTGATGGTGGAAACTATGGCATGGACAATCGAGTAATGGATTTTGATACTGCTGATAAGATAATTCAGGAAATTGTAAGTAAGGGAATAAAACAAATTAATCGATTAATACTTTTTGGAGGAGAGCCTTTTTTAAATATTGAGTTGTTTGTATATTTTATTGAGAAATTATCTAAATTTTTAAATATATTAAAAGTTGAGACTGTTACTAATGGTACTGTTTTGAATCATCGAGTAAAGCATATGTTAAATAAATTTCATCCATTTTTAACAATTAGTTTAGATGGACCAGAGGTTGTTCATGATAGGTTAAGGGGAAAAGGAAGTCACAGAAAGACTCTGAGATTCATTAAGTATTTAAAAAGTATTGATTATGATAATTTCGAAATTGCATCAACGTATACTCGTATTCATCAAAAAAATGGTATTAGTAGAGAAGCTATTTTCAAATATTTTACTGAGATGGATGTTCATTTTAATGTTAATGATGTCTTCAGTAAAAATAAAGTACTTATTGTTAAAGAAATGGAAAAAAGTTTATCTGAAAGAAAAACTTTTATAGATACATCTATTCAGAATGTAATTGATTGTAATGAGAAAGCATTTATTAGCCCAATCTTATACGATGTTTTAATATCTATGATTTACAAGAGTACAAACCATACTTTCTGCGATGATATTGATCCTTCCAATACAATTACTTTTGACGTAGATGGAAGTAAGAAGTTGTGCTTTAGATTCTGGGGGAGTCATAATAGTCCAAATGTTGAAACATTTAATAATAAGGATAATTTTTCTAAGTGTAAAGATTGCTGGTGTAGAGGTATGTGTATAGAATGTGTTGCCAATGTAATTGATGGTTATTCCACTGTCATTAACGAGAATGGAGAATTCATAGAATGCCACAAGCCAGAACTTATGGAATACTGCATACAACAAATTATATACCTTTCTAGAGATAAAGAGCGACTATCTAAGTTGGTAAATAATTTCAGGAGGTTTATACGTTATGCTTAGATCTTATGTAACCAAGAAGCACTTATTCTTCTATTTTGTGGCGATTATGATTACTTGGCTGGAGGCTATCATTACACCAGCTTTGATTCAGTATATTGTCTCTAGTTTTACCAATCACCAGTTGCATTTGCTATGGCAAGTCTTGGTTTGGGGGATTATTGGAAATTTGATTCTCTTGCTGGGTTTGGCGGGGAAACGTTATTACTATGCACGAGTACTGACAGACTTCAAGTTGGGTATTAAGAAGGATATCTTTCAGACTTTCTTATATAGTCGTCGGATTGCGGATGAGGAAGTTTTGTCAGACTTGGAAAATGATGTAAAACAGCTAGAAGATAATTATATTGAGTCGACTGTTATTATCATTTCTTCTTTGGGATTTACAACCGTCTCTATCTGTTATGCTCTTTGGACTAATTTTTATCTTGGCTTGCTCTTTATCGTTTTTTATTCGATACCTACTCTTTGTAGTGGAATTGGCTCTAAACGTTTGGATGAAATTACGAAGGAGAAGTCCCTAGCGAACCAAGTCTATGTCTCTCAAACAACCAATATGATCGCAGGTGCTCGTTCCATACGGTATTATCGGGGACAAAGTTTGTTTTTCAAATTGTTTTCTAAAGATTTGCATAAGACTCTAAAGGAAGAAATCGCCTATGAGAAGCAACGGACCATAAATAGTCTCTTTATCAATGGAATTGATGCTTTTTGCTCGGTCGCGCCTATTGTCATTGGTGGTTTCATGACCTATTATAACTACCTATCTGCAGCCAGCTTTGTAGGGATTTACCTAGTATCGTATAATATTGGCTATCAATTTCAGGAGTTGTCTTATTTTATCAATACTAGAAAATCAGCTAAGTCTCTCTGTGATAAATATCAAAAATTGCTGGGAGTGGGCTTTGAAATGCCTTCTGTTCTCGAAGGTTCTGTCTTTCCTATCCAGTTAAAGCAAGTAAGTGTAGTGCGTGATGGTCAAGAAATTCTAGCCCCTTGTGACCTAACTATTGAGGAAGGCGAAAAGATTGCTATTATCGGAGAAAGTGGGTCTGGGAAAACCACCTTACTGAACCTAATTTATGGTGAAATTAAGCCCAGTCATGGTCGGATTCGCTACCATGGGCAAGAGCTAACCTCGGATGAACTTTATCAGGCAGGAGCCTACATTCTCCAGTCTAGTCATATCTTTGATGGTTTGAGCCTAGAGGAAAATATTGCTTTGGGACAAGAACTGGATTCCGTAAAGATGGATGAAATCCTGCGACAAACTGGTTTGAAAGCTCTTCAAAGCAAAACCCCTAGTAACCAGACTCTGTCAGGCGGTGAGAAGCAGCGGTTAGAAATTGCACGTGCTCTCTATCACAATCGCCAATTTATCCTAGCTGATGAAGTCAAAGCCAATCTGGACCTTAAAAATCAAGAGAAAATCAGTCAACTTCTCTTCTCGCTCCCTCAAGCACTCGTAGAAGTGATTCATCACTATAGTGAAGAGGACTTGAAGCGCTATGATAAGGTGATAAAACTGGAGAAATAGGTGGAGGTATAGGTTTCAGAAAGGAGTGGCAAGTTCTCTCTTTTTTGTAGGTTGGATAATAAAAACTCTGTCTAAAAATATCAGTACAATAACATCAAACTAGGGATGTAGCTAGTGAAAGTCCTACAGTAAGGAGTTGAAATATGAAATTCCATGAATTTGGGGATAAGAATTTACCTCTTGAGCAAGTCTGGGCAGAGATTCGGAAGCGAGGGTTCAAGAACAAGATGTTTAAAACTCTCAATGAAGTCATTGATAAGTTGCAAGAAGTGATTAGGAGCTTGCATTGGACAGTACTATTGTTCATAGAAGTTGGATTAGTTTTAGATTTTAGGTGAGTATGAATAATTGAAAAATAAAAGTCATAATGTTATAATTTGTGATATAAAGATAAATATTACATAGAATAGAGGTGGCCATATGGGGAAACTATTGGCGAGCCGAATGCGTAGTCGGAGAAAAGAACTGAATTTGTCTCAGGTTGAATTGGCTGCTGGTATCTGTGAACAGGCCCAAATCAGTAAAATTGAGCGAGATGCAGACTATAGTCCTGGCTCAGACTTAATATATGCCCTTGCAAAAAAGCTAAATGTATCAATGGACTACTTTTTTGACGAGGATATCCATGTCGAATCGGAGTTTTTGACTCAATTTCGTGCTGTATCTAAGAAATTCTTAGACTTACGAGATTATGATTCACTAAAATATATCTATGAGTTAGAAGCTGCGAAGACAGTAAAACTCCCTCTCTCCGATCAGTTATACCTTCAGTGGATAGAGGCTATTGTGTTGTTTAACCATGACCTTAAACAGAATGAAGCGATCAAAAAATTAGAAGCTATTTTGTCAAAATATAGCGAATATGATTGGGAATATTTGAATATCTCAAATAGTTTATTACACTTTTACTTTCAGACGGATGAACTCTCAAAATTTGAAGAAGTCTATAATCGCATGACCAATCTTTTTAAGAGTGTTAAGGTTCGGACAATTGATGAACTTGAAATTCTGATTAAATGTCGGTATAACTTTTGTCGGTATCTATGGTTAAACCAGCAAACAGAGAGAGCGATAAGTGAGACTTTTGAAACGATTGGTATTTGTCTCAAAAATAATAGTTTCTACTGTTTAGCTAATCTTTACTGTTTACTTGGGAATGTTAGTGAAGGTTTTGCCCATAAAGATGCCGTTAAACAGTACTTTGTAACAGCGCAGCATGCATACCTGCTAGAGGGAAATGATAAGATGGCTTTAGACCTTGAGCGTTTTATCAATGAAACATTCCCAGCATAATTGTTATAGACAACTCAGTCTTTACTGTGTTGTTTTTTATATGCATTTATTATAACATCTCTCATGAAACGAGTTATTTCTACGGTTAAAATAAACT encodes the following:
- a CDS encoding helix-turn-helix domain-containing protein; this translates as MGKLLASRMRSRRKELNLSQVELAAGICEQAQISKIERDADYSPGSDLIYALAKKLNVSMDYFFDEDIHVESEFLTQFRAVSKKFLDLRDYDSLKYIYELEAAKTVKLPLSDQLYLQWIEAIVLFNHDLKQNEAIKKLEAILSKYSEYDWEYLNISNSLLHFYFQTDELSKFEEVYNRMTNLFKSVKVRTIDELEILIKCRYNFCRYLWLNQQTERAISETFETIGICLKNNSFYCLANLYCLLGNVSEGFAHKDAVKQYFVTAQHAYLLEGNDKMALDLERFINETFPA
- the gggA gene encoding streptosactin, whose translation is MEELQVINLEDLLEFDQGYVVNNNCGPSHSCGGGR
- the gggB gene encoding streptosactin maturase GggB, yielding MIKKIDTDFGTYYFDSISFTLSSSPEYKNTSNTLDNLDDGILKKVVINISNSCNLSCSYCYADGGNYGMDNRVMDFDTADKIIQEIVSKGIKQINRLILFGGEPFLNIELFVYFIEKLSKFLNILKVETVTNGTVLNHRVKHMLNKFHPFLTISLDGPEVVHDRLRGKGSHRKTLRFIKYLKSIDYDNFEIASTYTRIHQKNGISREAIFKYFTEMDVHFNVNDVFSKNKVLIVKEMEKSLSERKTFIDTSIQNVIDCNEKAFISPILYDVLISMIYKSTNHTFCDDIDPSNTITFDVDGSKKLCFRFWGSHNSPNVETFNNKDNFSKCKDCWCRGMCIECVANVIDGYSTVINENGEFIECHKPELMEYCIQQIIYLSRDKERLSKLVNNFRRFIRYA
- the gggC gene encoding streptosactin export ABC transporter GggC gives rise to the protein MLRSYVTKKHLFFYFVAIMITWLEAIITPALIQYIVSSFTNHQLHLLWQVLVWGIIGNLILLLGLAGKRYYYARVLTDFKLGIKKDIFQTFLYSRRIADEEVLSDLENDVKQLEDNYIESTVIIISSLGFTTVSICYALWTNFYLGLLFIVFYSIPTLCSGIGSKRLDEITKEKSLANQVYVSQTTNMIAGARSIRYYRGQSLFFKLFSKDLHKTLKEEIAYEKQRTINSLFINGIDAFCSVAPIVIGGFMTYYNYLSAASFVGIYLVSYNIGYQFQELSYFINTRKSAKSLCDKYQKLLGVGFEMPSVLEGSVFPIQLKQVSVVRDGQEILAPCDLTIEEGEKIAIIGESGSGKTTLLNLIYGEIKPSHGRIRYHGQELTSDELYQAGAYILQSSHIFDGLSLEENIALGQELDSVKMDEILRQTGLKALQSKTPSNQTLSGGEKQRLEIARALYHNRQFILADEVKANLDLKNQEKISQLLFSLPQALVEVIHHYSEEDLKRYDKVIKLEK